Proteins encoded in a region of the Pseudomonas denitrificans (nom. rej.) genome:
- a CDS encoding eCIS core domain-containing protein yields the protein MAASVDTLAATCPPGQRQVCLDTCTCLPDLGAVLGPVLSDTRKMAAQALGVWLQQSREQAAQGGTEPIPLEIRAQLQPYFSDDVLMAARYSTGALDELNAAQAIMQNPDTEAVTLVDVIVFRSEDDAQNDVALWAHELWHVKQYQEWGVQGFATRYSEDFDAVEAPAYEMQRRVAKDLRDGKVTAQQN from the coding sequence TTGGCCGCGTCCGTCGATACCCTTGCGGCGACCTGCCCGCCGGGGCAGCGCCAGGTCTGCCTGGATACCTGCACCTGCCTGCCGGACCTGGGCGCAGTGCTCGGCCCGGTGCTGTCGGATACCCGCAAGATGGCCGCCCAGGCGCTGGGCGTGTGGCTGCAGCAGTCCCGCGAGCAGGCGGCGCAGGGCGGCACCGAGCCGATCCCGCTGGAGATCCGCGCCCAGTTGCAGCCGTACTTCTCTGACGACGTGCTGATGGCCGCGCGCTATTCCACCGGTGCGCTGGACGAGCTGAACGCTGCCCAGGCGATCATGCAGAATCCCGACACCGAGGCGGTCACCCTGGTGGACGTGATCGTCTTCCGCAGCGAGGACGACGCGCAGAATGACGTTGCCCTCTGGGCCCATGAACTGTGGCACGTGAAGCAGTACCAGGAGTGGGGCGTGCAGGGCTTTGCCACGCGCTACTCCGAGGACTTCGATGCCGTGGAGGCACCGGCCTACGAGATGCAGCGCCGGGTCGCCAAGGACCTGCGCGACGGCAAGGTCACCGCACAGCAGAACTGA
- a CDS encoding efflux transporter outer membrane subunit, protein MNRTSRLVSLALLGTGLAGCAVGPDYEAPRTQAPASWQAAHSGDAQLHPAQGDVHLSEDWWTLFNDPVLNNLQRRADKASPDLNSAVLRFAQSRMQRQMVAAQRGVDVNASGGVTRQRMSENGANALMIQRIAPGASSDEISKVLAQPFTLYQAGFDASWEPDLWGRVSRSIEAADASVTAQQAMFEETRLGVSAELARAYFELRGVQQQIVVANQDIVATEQSLQLIQVRADGGLVDDFDVERQRGQLADLRSSLPQLHASESAAINQIGVLIGAEPGSLRDDLKPVAQTTAQAPDLSLGLPSEVARRRPDIRAAEAQLHAATANIGVAVADLYPSIRLGASFGYESADDGKFSDWGSRTWSVGPSLSLPIFDNGRRRSQINLRKLEQQEAAVSYQQTVLKAWQEVDDALTHYGAERQRNQRLQEKLHSSEVAYGMAKARYAGGMTDFLVELDAQRAFLQSRRDVVDSDTQLRLTLIALCKALGGGTPAPEASASR, encoded by the coding sequence ATGAACCGCACGTCTCGCCTCGTCTCCCTCGCCCTGCTCGGCACAGGCCTCGCCGGCTGCGCCGTCGGCCCCGACTACGAAGCGCCGCGAACCCAGGCGCCGGCCAGCTGGCAGGCCGCGCACTCGGGCGATGCGCAGTTGCACCCCGCCCAGGGCGATGTCCACCTCAGCGAAGACTGGTGGACGCTGTTCAACGACCCGGTGCTGAACAACCTGCAACGCCGCGCCGACAAGGCTAGCCCCGACCTCAACAGCGCCGTGCTGCGCTTCGCCCAGAGCCGCATGCAGCGGCAAATGGTGGCGGCCCAGCGTGGCGTGGATGTCAACGCTTCCGGCGGCGTGACCCGCCAGCGCATGAGCGAGAACGGCGCCAACGCGCTGATGATCCAGCGCATCGCCCCCGGCGCCAGCAGCGACGAGATCAGCAAGGTGCTGGCGCAGCCCTTCACCCTTTACCAGGCCGGTTTCGACGCCTCCTGGGAGCCCGACCTGTGGGGCCGCGTGAGCCGCTCCATCGAAGCCGCCGATGCCAGCGTGACGGCGCAGCAGGCGATGTTCGAGGAAACCCGCCTGGGCGTCTCGGCCGAACTGGCCCGCGCCTACTTCGAGCTGCGCGGCGTACAGCAGCAGATCGTCGTGGCCAACCAGGACATTGTCGCTACCGAGCAATCCCTGCAGCTGATCCAGGTGCGCGCCGACGGCGGCCTGGTGGACGACTTCGACGTCGAACGCCAGCGCGGCCAGCTCGCCGACCTGCGCTCCAGCCTGCCGCAGCTGCACGCCAGCGAAAGCGCGGCGATCAACCAGATCGGCGTGCTGATCGGCGCCGAGCCCGGCAGCCTGCGCGATGACCTGAAGCCCGTCGCGCAGACCACTGCGCAAGCGCCCGACCTGAGCCTCGGCCTGCCGTCGGAAGTGGCCCGCCGTCGCCCGGATATCCGCGCCGCCGAGGCCCAGCTGCACGCCGCCACCGCCAACATCGGCGTGGCCGTGGCAGACCTCTACCCGTCCATTCGCCTGGGCGCGAGCTTCGGCTACGAGTCCGCCGACGATGGCAAGTTCAGCGACTGGGGCAGCCGCACCTGGAGCGTCGGCCCGAGCCTGTCGCTGCCGATCTTCGACAACGGCCGGCGGCGCTCGCAGATCAACCTGCGCAAGCTGGAGCAGCAGGAAGCGGCGGTGTCCTACCAGCAGACCGTGCTCAAGGCCTGGCAGGAAGTGGACGACGCGCTGACCCACTACGGCGCCGAGCGCCAGCGCAACCAGCGCCTGCAGGAGAAGCTGCACAGCAGCGAAGTCGCCTATGGCATGGCCAAGGCGCGCTATGCCGGCGGCATGACCGACTTCCTGGTGGAGCTGGACGCCCAGCGCGCGTTCCTGCAGTCGCGCCGCGATGTGGTGGACAGCGATACCCAGCTGCGCCTGACGCTGATCGCCCTGTGCAAGGCGCTCGGCGGCGGCACGCCGGCGCCGGAGGCCAGCGCCAGCCGCTGA